From the Octadecabacter antarcticus 307 genome, one window contains:
- the istB gene encoding IS21-like element helper ATPase IstB produces MTEAPQILLRHHLKQLRLPTFQGEYAKQAQLCAAENKDHIHYLARLCEMELIDRERRMIERRIKAAKFPSTKSLDSFDFKIMPSLNKPLTMDLARCDYVDRRENIIALGPSGTGKTHIALGLGLAACQRGLKVRFTTAAALVHDLIEAQDERRLQRLQKHLTSQNLLIIDELGFVPLSKSGAELLFEVISQCYERGSIIITSNLPFDEWTEVFGSERLTGALLDRLTHHVHILEMNGESYRLKHSRNKQK; encoded by the coding sequence ATGACTGAAGCCCCTCAGATCCTTCTGCGGCATCATCTTAAACAACTGCGACTGCCAACGTTCCAAGGCGAGTATGCCAAACAGGCGCAGCTCTGTGCTGCAGAGAACAAAGACCACATCCACTACTTGGCGCGCTTGTGTGAGATGGAGTTGATCGACCGTGAACGGCGGATGATTGAACGTCGGATCAAAGCGGCGAAGTTCCCCAGCACCAAAAGCTTGGACAGCTTTGACTTCAAGATCATGCCCAGCTTGAACAAGCCGCTGACGATGGATCTGGCGCGTTGCGACTACGTGGATCGCAGGGAGAATATCATCGCCCTTGGCCCCTCAGGCACGGGCAAGACGCACATCGCTTTGGGACTTGGGTTGGCTGCGTGTCAGAGGGGACTGAAGGTTCGCTTCACAACGGCGGCAGCATTGGTCCATGACCTGATTGAAGCCCAAGATGAGCGGAGATTGCAGCGCCTTCAAAAACATCTGACAAGCCAGAACCTGTTGATCATTGACGAACTGGGCTTTGTGCCCCTCAGCAAATCGGGCGCGGAATTGCTCTTTGAAGTCATATCCCAATGCTACGAACGCGGGTCCATCATCATAACCTCGAACCTGCCCTTCGATGAATGGACCGAGGTCTTTGGCTCTGAGCGCCTGACAGGCGCGTTACTGGACCGTTTGACCCACCACGTCCACATTCTTGAGATGAACGGCGAAAGCTACAGGCTCAAACACAGCCGTAACAAACAAAAGTAA